A segment of the Symmachiella macrocystis genome:
TCAGTCGATCGAGCGGAAGTTTGTCACTCAGCCAAATATGAATCGTTGCCACATAGCCCGGGTCCTCTTTGGGGCGACGGGGATCTAACGGAACACCCCAGCCGCGGCGGACCACGTTCAATTGCCAATCGAAGGGAATTGTTTTTGGTTTGCCCAGCGGACCAGTGAGCGGCACTGCCCCCGCATGGAGGACAACTTTCAGCGGGGTATCCCGCACTTTGCCGTAGACCGCTAAAAATTTCTGCAAAGACTCCGCGCCCCCGCGATAGAAGAAAAAATCATTTGAATTGACCCAATGGCCGCTAACCCGCCCCTCGGATTTCGCCAACTCGAACAACCCCGCCGGCCAATCCGTGTGCTGCTCGGCAAGCGGACCCTCCGGATAGTCGCCCCCCATCGCGAATGCGAGGGAGTGAATGCACAAAACCAGCGTCGCCGCAGTTCCACCCTTTAAAAAAACGCGTCGCATATCAATTGCCCCTGAAAGTCGCCCATCGGCACCTCGCCACCGAATCGCCGGGCAGGAAGGGCGACTCATTTGCCAAAACAAACAACCGCCCATCCAGTCCTACACAATCTATGTGCGCTTCGACGCCAAAATGCGTCGCAACGTTCCGCGAATCGAGACCGATTTCACCCAATTAACCGCTAAACCAGCAATTCCAGCACTGCGCAGGAACATATTGACCCATTCCAGCCCCTTGCCTAAACTTACAGACAGGCGAATTTTTTCGCCTCCTCTCTTCTTACGCGGCCGTATTTTAAGATAGCCCCCCTCCGCGCCGCCCGAGTCTGTGAGCCTCATATGTCCCAAAAAAGCCCCAACAATCAATTTCGCTCGCGGTGGCCTGAGTGGCTACTCCCGGCGTTTTTTCTGCCCAGTTGGCTGATGTCGCTCGGTTTTCACATGATTGTCTTTGTGGGCGTCGCCCTGATTTTTCAAAATACCGGCGTCACCGAGGGCCTGGACGATTCCGGGCGCGTGGTCGATATTTTTGTCAAAGAGGCGGCCAACCCTGAAGAACAGCCGCAGGAATCGGCCAATACCGAACAATCCACGGCCGAAGATCCGCTCACTGATGAACAGGTCGACGAAGTTCCGCCGGAAGAACTCGTCGATAATTTGCTCGATACGCCACTCCCTTTGGATAACGTGTTCGCTCCGGGACCGGCGATTGCCGATGTGGAGCTACCGCTCGCGGAACCGATCCGCCCGGCGCGGCCCGCTCCCCCGGCGGGTGGCCTTCCCCCGGGTCGCGGCGAAACGCAGTTTTTCGGCACTAAAGACAAAGGGACCCGCTTTGCCTTTGTGATCGATTGCTCTGGCAGCATGCAAAGCCACAATGCAATCCATTACGCCAAGGCAGAACTCAAAAACAGCATTTCGCTGCTTGAGCCGACGCAGCAATTCCAAATTATTTATTACAACCAAGAGGTCTACCCCTGGCATCGTCGCGGGCGGAGTGACGATATCTATTGGGCCAATGACACCAATAAACGTCTGGCCTATAACTTCGTCGACGAACGCGGGCCGACCGGCGGCACGGACCATGTTCCGGCATTGATGATGGCCCTCCGACTGACTCCCGAAGTCATCTATTTCCTCACCGACGCCGACCAAAGCGACCGCATCAGCAATCGCGATATGGCCCGCATCAACAAATTCAACAACGGCCGCACACGGATTCACTGTATAGAATTCGGCGTGGGGCCCCAGTTGGATGCGGAACGGGAAGCCAGTTTCCTGGCCGATTTGGCTCGCAATAATGGCGGCTCGTATCGGTATCTCGATGTCAAAAAATTGTCCCAACGGTGATCCATTGACCCCCTGCTTCCACATCCACAGTCAAACCGCATACGCGTCCCGCCCACTCCGACAAGTCGGCATGACGATCGCCATTATTATGCTGTTTTCTGCAGCTGCGCGGGGTGAAGACAAAGATCGCGTCGTATTCCGCCAACCCAATGGAGCCTCCATCGGAATTTCAGGCCGCATTGTCGATTACAACGGGCAAACGATTGAAATCGAATTGGCCACCAGCGGCAAACAACGCTCCTTCGATGTAGGCAAAATCACCAAAGTCGAATACACCCGCTCTCCAAATCACGAGGCCGGGCTGGAAGCGCTACAGGCCAAGCGTTGGGACGAAGCACTGCGCTGGCTGGACCTCGCACTCGACCAAGAATTGCGGCGTTGGGTCCGCCGCGAAATCCTAGCCCTTGAAGTCCAATGCTTGACCCAACTGGGCCATTACGGTGCGGCAGGGGACAAGTTTTTGACGATCGTCGAAAGCGATCCCGACACATTTTACTACAAACACCTGCCGTTACTGTGGACAGCCCGCGGATTGACGCCCGACGACATCATTCGGGCGCGGCAATGGATGGAAAGCCCCCGCGCCGCCGCACGATTGCTCGGCGCCAGTTTCCTAATCAACGACCCGCAGCAAGGGGACTCCGCCGCTCAGGTCTTGAGAAAACTCAGTTCGCATCCCGACAGCCGGATCATGGGTCTAGCCCGCGGCCAATCCTGGCGGATGAAACTTCGCCAAGGCCAAGTGACCGACAACGACCTGCGGACCTGGGCCGGCCAGATCGAAAGCATGCCCGAGGGGCTCCGCGCCGGACCCTATTATTTACTCGGCCGCGGCTATCAGTCGACCCAACACCCCCTCCGCGCCGCCCAAGCCTTCTTGTGGGTCCCGCTGGTCTACGACCACGATACCCAATTAGCCGCCCGCGCCTGCCTCGAAGCCGCCCACGCCCTCATCTCAGCCGGCCAAACCAAACAGGGACAAACCCTGTTACGCGAAGTCACCACCCGCTACGCGGACACCCCTTTCGCCGGCGAAGCCCGCGCGGGGCTTAAGGATGCGAGGCCTTAGGGGGGTGGTCCCCCCTCATTTAAAAGCACCATCATTGTGATGGCGATGAGTGCCGGACTGGTACTTGGCGATCGCGCGCTGATGGATATTTCCCATCGGGGTCGCTGCGATAGATCATTAAAGACCAGATGACGCTAAACGCCATGCCGAACGTCAACATGATGAAACGGACGACAATGCGAGTTCGTCCGTGAACCTGTCGGTCAATCATGGAATGAAGCCCCATCGTGACTAGCCCGGCAGGTATGGCCGCAACTGGACAGAACAATAGGTAAGCCCAGCCTAGGCGGGACGGCGAGAAAAACAGCCAGTTTGGAACGATGCCGTCACCGATCGGCGTCGGATAAACGGCGGGGAAAATGACGAGCCACAACGTCGCCCCCACCCATGTGCAGACACCGATCTCCCATGGAGAAAAGTACCAGGCGGAACGGCTATCGTTATTTGGGGCGATCGTCATGGGAAACAGTCTCTTGAAAGTTTCATGTAACGGCAGGTCATCAACTGGCGAGTCATGTCATTCGTCTCGCGTGAGCCTAACAAATCTTGCAGTCATTACGACATGTATCTCTTTAAACAAGAATCCCTATCCGGACTGGCGTACGCCAAAGTGAACATGCGGGATTCGAGTTGGAAGAATGATGCAAGCTATCTTTTCACCCCCACATTCTATTTATATGCCCAGTGGTCGAAGGCCAAGCAATGCCTATCTCAGAATCTTATGGCTCTTGACCAAATCAGCTCAATCGAATAAAGGACCACACCCTCAATTCACGGAGCCATTTCATGCGCGCCCTCATTCTTTGCATGCTGATTTTGCCGTGTTGTGGCTGCGCATTTGTCAGCCATCAGGGGCCGCTGACGCTGGGTGGGCGGTGGCATGAGCAGATTCCGGAGCGGCAAATCGATACCCACGACGACTCCATCGTTGTCCGGGCTCAATCCGCAGCTCATGAAACCCAGCGTACTCTCGCCTCAACATTAGAATTCGCGGAGTTACTGTTCGTCAGAGCACCGGCATTTGTTGTCAGCTCGGCCGTATTACGACCGCTGGGAATGTCTCCGGAAATGAACGTGGCTGGAGCACCTCGTCCCGTTCCTCTAATAACGAGACATTCTCCCGACGGGCGACTCTACTTTGATGCGAGGAAATGCGAGCTCGAGTCGAAAACCAAGGATCCAACCGCCGAAGTGACTTTCCGGATCATTGGGATCGGCGATTCCGGGCTACACATGGAGCAGTCGTTTCGCGTCACCGATGACATGACATTTGACTATGCAAAACCGGAGTGGGACTTGGAATCATCCGTCGTGACCGTGACGGCAGATGATGGGCGCCGCTTCCGGATTGATTATGCATCGGCGCAGGATGCTGCGGCTCGAGAGGGGACATCCAAGCAATAGTCGATCGAGAGATTAGCTAGCAATCCCTCGAGACGAGCTAGCCCACCGCGCATGCAAAAACCCCCGTTGCTCGATGGCAACGGGGGTTTTTGACTTGTGAGATTCCGGCAATAACCTACTTTCGCGCTGGTATGCACTATCATCGGCCCTAGGAGCTTAACGGTCGTGTTCGGAATGGGAACGTGTGTGACCTCCTAAGTATAGTCACCGGAAAGTGGCGAGTGTGCTAACTGAAAGCTAGGCTTTCTGGCCGCGCTTCACTCGCCGAATTGTCTGTGACAATTTGGCATGACAAAATTAGCAACGTTATTGTTTTGCTCGTAGGTCTTTGAGATCAGTCCTGAATGTCAGCAAAAGCTGAATGTCAGGAGGAAGAAATCAAAGTGGTCAAGCATTCGCCCGTTAGTACCGGTCAGCTGAGACAATTGCTTGCCTTACACCACCGGCCTATCAACCTGATCGTCTCTCAGGGGGCTCCAGGTCCATTGGACCATCGAAACCTGATCTCGGAGACGGCTTCGTGCTTATATGCTTTCAGCACTTATCCATGCCGTACTTAGCTACCCTGCGCTGCCACTAGGCGTGACAACAGGAACACCAGAGGTACGTCCCTCCAAATCCTCTCGTACTAAAGAGAAAACTCCTCAAGTTTCGTACGCCCACAGCAGATAGGGACCAACCTGTCTCACGACGGTTTAAACCCAGCTCACGTACCACTTTAATCGGCGAACAGCCGAACCCTTGGGAGCTTCTTCACCCCCAGGATGTGATGAGCCGACATCGAGGTGCCAAACCACTTCGCCGCTATGGACGCTCGGAAGTGATCAGCCTGTTATCCCCAGAGTACCTTTTATCTGTTGAGCGACGGCCCTTCCATACGGAACCGCCGGATCACTAAGCCCGACTTTCGTCTCTGCTCGACTTATAGGTCTCGCAGTCAAGCACCCTTCTACCTTTGCGCTCGCCGCCTGATTGCCAACCAGGCTGAGGGTACCATTGGGCTCCTCCGTTACTCTTTGGGAGGAGACCGCCCCAGTCAAACTGCCCAACTGACACTGTCCACCGCCCGGATTCACGGAACGGGGTTAGACTTCAAACAGGTCCAGGGTGGTATTTCAAGGATGGCTCCACGAAACCTAGCGGCTCCGTCTCACTGCCTCCCACCTATCCTACACAAAACATGTCTAAAGCCAATATCAGCCTGCAGTAAAGGTTCATGGGGTCTTTCCGTCTTGCTGCGGGTACGTGGCATCTTCACCACGACTACAATTTCACCGGGTCGCTGGTTGAGACAGTGCTCCAGTCGTTACGCCATTCATGCAGGTCGGAACTTACCCGACAAGGAACTTCGCTACCTTAGGACCGTCATAGTTACGGCCGCCGTTTACCGGGGCTTCGGTCGCGAGCTTCGGCCTAAGCCTAACCCTCTTCCTTAACCTACCGGCACCGAGCAGGCGTCAAACTCTATACTTCCTCTTACGAGTTCGCAGAGTCCTGTGTTTTTAGTAAACAGTCGCCAGAGCCAATTTTCTGTGGCCCCCCGGAGCGTGAACCCCAGAGGGCACCCCTTATCGCGAACTTACGGGGCCATTTTGCAGAGTTCCTTAACCAGCGTTCTCCCGAGCGCCTGAGGCTACTCGCCTCGCCTACCTGTGTCAGTTTTAGTACGGTCACTTACGCTTCAACCCTTAGAAGCTTTTCTTGGTTACTCTTCAGATGACTTCGTCATCAAAACGGACTCGAGTTGTGCTCTTGAACTGATGTGGCGGATTTACCTATCCACGTTCTTGAGCACCCCTACTGGACTATTCCAACAGTCCGATCACCATCTGAGCAACGTCCCTCCATCGGTCCACGTATGTGGCGCAGGAATATTAACCTGCTCTCCATCGTCTACGCCTTTCGGCCTCGACTAAGGCACCGGCTAACCCTGGGCGGAATTACCTTCCCCAGGAAACCTTAGGCTTACGGCGTGCAGGATTCTCACCTGCATTATCGTTACTTATTCCGGCATAATCACTTCCAGACCCCGACACCACTCCTTCCGGTATGGCTCGTATCTGATCTGGAACGCTCTTCTACCACTTGACCCCGAAGGATCAAATCCGCTGCTTCGGTATCTTGCTTACTCCCGTTCATTATCGGTACTACAACACTCGACCAGTAAGCTATTACGCACTTTTTAAATGATGGCTGCTTCTAAGCCAACATCCTGGCTGTCACTGTGCCGTAATATCCTTAGTGACTGAGCAAGATTTAGGGACCTTAGCAGGCGATCTGGGTTGTTTCCCTCTCGACCACGGAGCTTATCCCCCGTGGACTGACTCCTGAGATAGTCGCAATGGTATTCGGAGTTTGGTTTCGTAGGGTACCCGGGAAGGGCCCCAAACGAAATCAGTATCTCTACCCCCATTACGTAGTTGTCTCAAGGCTAGCCCTAAAGCTATTTCGAAGAGAACGAGCTATCTCCTGGTTTGATTAGACTTTTACTCCTCCCCACAGGTCATCCCCTAATTTTTCAACATTAGTGGGTTCGGTCCTCCACGCAGTCTTACCCGCGCTTCAACCTGCCCATGGGTAGATCACCAGGTTTCGCGTCTACCGCCATTGACAATGACGCCCTATTCAGACTCGGTTTCCCTTTGGCTTCGGCCCGTAAGGCCTTAACCGAGCCAATGACGGTAACTCGCCGGATCATTATGCAAAAGGCACGCCGTCACACTTGTTAAAAACATAGTGCTCCGACCGCTTGTAGGCATGTGGTTTCAGGTTCAGTATCCTCCCCTAACAGGGGTTCTTCCCATCTTTCGCTCGCGCTACTTTACGCTATCGGTCGCTAGAGAGTACTTAGCCTTAGGAGATGGGCCTCCTGGATTCAGACCGGGTTTCTCGTGACCGGTCCTACTCGGGTACTTATCGGGAGATTGCATTGGTGCCGTGTACGGGGCTGTCACCCTCTATGGCATTCGCTTTCCATCGAATTCCACTACCAAGCAATTTTGTAACTCCACAATGATAAGCCCCACAACCCCGCCCTGCCGAAACAGGACGGTTTGGGCTATTTCCCGTTCGCTCGCCGCTACTGAGGAAGTCGACGTTTCTTTCTTTTCCTACGGTTACTTAGATGTTTCAGTTCACCGCGTTAGCCCTGCACACCTATGGATTCAGTGTACAGTAATTCAGGAATCCCGGGATCAAAGCTCGTTTGACAGCTCCCCCGGGCATTTCGCAGCCTTCCACGCCCTTCATCGCCTTCTAGCGCCTAGACATCCACCACATGCCCTTAGTAGCTTGACCACAATGATTCCTGCCTCCCAACTACACACTGCAGCCAGCAGACATTCCAACACTGCGTTCGCCAAATATCCTAAGAACAAAACTAACACGAAATAAGAACAATGATGCCCATCACGTTGACAGACACATTGCCTCGGAATCGCATTTTATAAAGATGCCAATCTTGTCATTAAACCAAATTGTCAAAGATCAATCCGTTTCGCCTGAGGCGACATGGCGGCACCGGTTCCGGTGTCGCCATGCTGCGTCAGTCGAGTGAGACTTTACCAACCCAGTCGGTTGGTTGCAAGTCACCGAAGCTCGCTTTTTTGAAAATCTTGTGAAGTCCAAAACAGTCAGCGAAAACTTCAAATGGAGAAGACCGGGCTCGAACCGGCAACCTCCGCCGTGCAAGGGCGGCGCTCTCCCAATTGAGCTACTTCCCCGCGCCTTGTCAACAGGGCACCTGACCAGCAAAAAGCCAGCACCTCTCCAGTGAGGACATCGCAGGTGAGAGTGGGCGTACGTGGATTCGAACCACGGACCTCAGCTTTATCAGAGCTGCGCTCTAACCAACTGAGCTATACGCCCTGGACATCAGCCGTCCAGCACGTTGCTGGACCGAAAATACCAGTAAACCAGCGGCCTCAGCGCGAACGCTGAAAGCAATGACTTACTGGTGGGGGAGCCAATATATCGCCCCCCCATAATTTGTCAACTGGCCTCACCAGCTTCAAACCAAAAAACTTAAAATTGGGCTCTTCCATCTGCTCAACAAGCAGCATAACCCGATTTCTCCACCACCTCTCGCCCAGCAGGAGCAACGCTAAGACACAGAACTCCTCGCCTAGGTTCACTCAGCTCTCCCTAAAAAATCGCGAGAGGGCAGCTCCCTAGGCTCATCAAAAACCACCTCCCCGGACGTGCTGCCCAAAAACCAACCAGTTTCCATTCGTTTTTTGCCTCACATCCCTCCATAATACACGACAGTCCCTGAAAACCTCCGCTCCCACTACGACCACATCACTAGGAAACTCGTTTTGAAGAACCCGACATCCCCGCAACTTCGCAACTTGATTCGCTTGTTTCGTCAGAATTGGTCCTGCTTGGCCGTCACCGACGTCGCCTTCAAGGTGCTGGCCTTTGTTGCGCTAGTGCCAATTGTAGCTGCGCTGTTTCGCGGATTTGTCGCCATCTCCGGACGGAAAGTTCTCGCAGACCAAGACATCTTGGCCTTCGTCTTAAGCCCGACCGGTGGAATTGCGATTGTTGTCGTCGGTGCAATCTGGATCGCGATTCTAGCACTGGAGCAATCCGCCTTAGCGGCAGTCGTGTTTTTCCGCACCGATTCCCAACGGCTAACGACCCGCCAAGCACTGTTATTTGCCGCCGGTCATGCGTGGCCGGTATTGCAACTCACCGGTCGCATGGTCATTTGGACCATTTTGGCTGCCGTCCCGTTTTTGGTCGTCGCCGGGATCGTCTACTGGAGCTTGCTCACGAAATACGACATCAACTTCTACCTCACCAAGAAACCGCCGCAATTCTTAGCGGCCCTCGCTTTGGGGGCCGTGATTGGCGCGGCTTTCTTGGCTGTGTTTCTGCGAATTCTGTCGGGCTGGATCTACACCCTGCCCTTGCTACTCTTCGAGCATGTTTCTCCCTCCGAAGCCCTCTCCCTGAGCGGCAAATTGGCCGCCGGGCGCCGTAAGACGATCGTGGCTTGGATCATCGGCTGGGGGGCCGCCAACTTCGGGATTTCACTGGTCGCAGCGGCTATCGTTGGAGGAATCGGCACTCTGCTGATCATTGGAGCGGGGAGCGTCTTGGCACTAGTGCTGATCGCCACCGGCGGGATCTTGTTGCTGGGTGCGGTCGTCAACTTCGCTTCGACACTTTTAAGCACCACCACGTTTGCCGTCATGCTCGTCGGGCTCTATCAAACGCTGGATCGCAAAGACCACAAAACCGCAAAGGTCACCTACAAGGAAGAGTCGAGCGCGGGGCGCTTTCTACTGAAACTGACACGGCGACGGATCGTGTTTGGCTCACTGTTGGCACTGCTCGTTGCCGGCGGTATCGGGGCAGGATTGCTGCAAAGCGTTCAATTCGAGGAGGATACTTTAATCACTGCTCACCGTGGCGCCTCTGCCGCCGCTCCGGAAAACACACTGGCTTCGATCCAAGGCGCCATCGACGAAGGAGCCGATTACGCCGAGATTGACGTACAGGAAACCCGCGACGGCGTGGTCGTCGTGGTGCATGACAGCGACCTCAAAAAGCTGGGCGGACCGGGAACGAAAATCTGGGACGCCACGGCTGAGGAACTCCGCAAAGTGGATATCGGAAGTTGGTTTGCCCCACAGTTTAGCGAACAGCGCGTCCCGACCCTGGCCGAGGTCTTGTCGCTGGCGAAAGGCAATATTCGCGTAAATATCGAGTTGAAATTCTACGGCCACAACGACCGCCTGGAAGAACGCGTCGCCAAGATTGTTGAGGAACATGGTATGCAGGACGACATTATTGTCATGTCGCTGGAACAATCGATGGTGGCCAAGATGAAGTCGCTCCGCCCGCAATGGACCGTGGGACTGCTGACAGCTGTTGCCAAAGGAGACCTGACGCGGCTGGACGCGGATTTCTTTGCCGTCAATCTAAATATGGCTGACCGGAGCTTCATCCAAACCGCTCACGATCGTGATAAGCAGGTTTTTGCCTGGACGGTGAATGATCCACTCATGATGTCGACCATGATCGGCCGCGGCGTCGACAATCTAATCACCGACAAACCCGCCTTAGCACGGTCAGTTCTAGAGCAGCGCGAGGAAATGAGTTCGGTGGAACGCCTGTTGGTCGACCTGGGAGGAAACTGGTCGGAGGCAGTGGATCCGGACGAAGAACCGGTCACGCAGTAACCCGACAGCATGTCCCCCACATCGATGCTTGCGAGATTCGCTCCGCAACGTCCCATTCAGTCATATCTACTCAGTCGCCCCAATCACGGGTGCCACTGGCGGGCAAATTTACGGTGCGCGGCTTGCCTGATTCCGTTTGAATGAAAACCGTCGCACCATTGGGGATGATGCGGTATAGTGCGTTCGCGGCACGCCGTTGTCGCTACTCTGTTTTCACCGACGAAGGAGTTGCGGGGAACCATTTGCGTCGCCGCAATTTGCGACGCGGCTTTGCCAAAGGGATTGCCTGAATGACCAATCTTGCTGATTCGACGACACCCAAGCCCTTATCAATCTGGATTATGGCGCTGCTCGCTGTGGCGGTCGGATTAATTGGCGGTTTTGGAGCGGTCATTTTCCGGGGCATGATCGCTATCGTCCACAATCTGCTGTTTTTGGGCACGTTCTCCTACCAATACGACGCCAATATCCATACCCCCACCCCTGCTCCCTGGGGTGCCTGGATCATCCTGGTGCCTGTGATCGGTGCTGTCGGCGTTGCCTTTCTCGTAAAAACGTTCGCTCCCGAAGCCAAGGGGCACGGCGTTCCCGAAGTGATGGATGCTGTCTATTACGGTAAAGGGGCGATTCGCCCTGTCGTGGCGGCTGTCAAATCGTGTGCTTCGGCGCTTTCCATTGGCAGTGGCGGTTCAGTCGGCCGCGAAGGTCCGATTATTCAGATTGGCGCCGCTTTTGGATCCTCCCTCGGCCAACTCATTCCCATGCCGACACACCAACGCGTGACCTTGATCGCTGCCGGTGGTGGAGCGGGGATTGCAGCCACCTTTAATACCCCCATCGGTGGCGGGCTGTTTGCGATGGAATTGATGATGACCTCGGTCCGCGCAAAATCGGTGCTACCGGTCTTCATCGCCACAGCGGTGGCAACCTGGATTGGCCGCGAATTCTTGGGCATGAACCCGGCATTCGATGTCCCCACCATTCAACATCCCTCGGGACATCCGTTGTTTTGGGCCATGTTTCCGCTCTTGGTTGTCTTCGGCATCGTGATCGGCCTGGCTTCGGCCCTGTTTGTGCGATCGATCTACTGGACCGAAGACCTATTCGACAAAATGCCCGGCAATTACTACACGCGGCACATGCTGGGCATGCTCACTGTGGGCGTGATCATGTGGCTGCTGATGAATCAAGCCGGCCACTACTATATACAAGGTGTTGGCTACGCCACGGTGCAGGATGTCCTACAGAACACTCTCGAAGCGCCCGGATTTCTACTGCTGTTGGTCGCGCTCAAATTGGTGGCGACGAATTTGACGTTAGGGTCCGGAGCCTCGGGAGGCGTCTTCTCCCCCAGCCTGTTCATCGGTGCCTGCCTGGGAGGCTGCCTCGGCACGATCGTGCGTTGGATCGACCCTGGATTTCCCGTCGAACCTTCGATCTTCGCCGTCGCCGGCATGGCCGGCATGATCGGTGGGACCACAGGCGCTGTCGCCACAGGCAGCATTATGATGTTCGAAATGACCCGCGATCTCGATGCGGTCGTGCCGATTCTGCTCACAGTGGGTATTGCCTGGACAGTCCGCAAGCGGATTTCGTCACCGAGTATTTACACCTTAAAGCTGCTCCGCCGCGGGCATAACGTCCCCGAAGGCCTGATGTCCGATATGCCCGCCGCATTGACGGCAAAACAAGCGATGTCCACCGAGTTTTCCACAACGACAGCCAACAACGACACCGTACCCACGGAAGCAGCCCCCGCCGGAACGTTTGTGATCCAGTGCGAAGGCAACACGGTTCGCGGTGTTCAACCGGGGGAAAGCTGCGTCTTCGTGGAGGAATCAAGTTCGTTGACGAACGTACTCGCCGATTTAGACGACACAGGCGCCGACGTGGCCCTGGTCTTCCGCGACGGCAGCGAACACACAGCCGACGCCGTGGTCGGCGTGATCACGCACGACCTCATCGCCCGCACCCTGGGCAGCTCGGCGACGCTTTATCGTTGAGCTATGAAAATTGCCTGTGGAGTACCACGGAAGCCCGGCAAATAACGAATCCGTGAACTATTTAGCCGTGAGCCTGTCAGAAGAGCAATGTCTCAGCGCCCTTTTCCGATCGCTAGAAAAACGGCCACGCGCTGAATACTCCAAGCAGAATGCTGCCCCTCCGATACTCACCAACAGGGCAATACTATGTTTTCTGAAATCACAGTACAGATCGCAGATCTCCCCCGAAAACGGTGGCGGCTATCCAGGCAGCAAAATCAATGGGCTAAGGAATTGATCCGCCTTTCAGTCGATGAGGTGGGGGGCATCGCGGAGTACCGAGACAGCATTTTAACACATGCACTAAAGCGAATTAATCCAGAGTTCACTGCAGAGATCGAAGGTTTGGCAACGCAATTGGACGTAGATTTTGCCGAAACCCTAGCTGCCAATTTGTACTACGATTTCGTCAAACGATTGCTTGGCTGTACGGCATTTGCGGTCAACACCGAGAACGGCCCAATCCATGCACGCAATATGGATTGG
Coding sequences within it:
- a CDS encoding vWA domain-containing protein, producing the protein MSQKSPNNQFRSRWPEWLLPAFFLPSWLMSLGFHMIVFVGVALIFQNTGVTEGLDDSGRVVDIFVKEAANPEEQPQESANTEQSTAEDPLTDEQVDEVPPEELVDNLLDTPLPLDNVFAPGPAIADVELPLAEPIRPARPAPPAGGLPPGRGETQFFGTKDKGTRFAFVIDCSGSMQSHNAIHYAKAELKNSISLLEPTQQFQIIYYNQEVYPWHRRGRSDDIYWANDTNKRLAYNFVDERGPTGGTDHVPALMMALRLTPEVIYFLTDADQSDRISNRDMARINKFNNGRTRIHCIEFGVGPQLDAEREASFLADLARNNGGSYRYLDVKKLSQR
- a CDS encoding tetratricopeptide repeat protein; the encoded protein is MTIAIIMLFSAAARGEDKDRVVFRQPNGASIGISGRIVDYNGQTIEIELATSGKQRSFDVGKITKVEYTRSPNHEAGLEALQAKRWDEALRWLDLALDQELRRWVRREILALEVQCLTQLGHYGAAGDKFLTIVESDPDTFYYKHLPLLWTARGLTPDDIIRARQWMESPRAAARLLGASFLINDPQQGDSAAQVLRKLSSHPDSRIMGLARGQSWRMKLRQGQVTDNDLRTWAGQIESMPEGLRAGPYYLLGRGYQSTQHPLRAAQAFLWVPLVYDHDTQLAARACLEAAHALISAGQTKQGQTLLREVTTRYADTPFAGEARAGLKDARP
- a CDS encoding glycerophosphodiester phosphodiesterase is translated as MKNPTSPQLRNLIRLFRQNWSCLAVTDVAFKVLAFVALVPIVAALFRGFVAISGRKVLADQDILAFVLSPTGGIAIVVVGAIWIAILALEQSALAAVVFFRTDSQRLTTRQALLFAAGHAWPVLQLTGRMVIWTILAAVPFLVVAGIVYWSLLTKYDINFYLTKKPPQFLAALALGAVIGAAFLAVFLRILSGWIYTLPLLLFEHVSPSEALSLSGKLAAGRRKTIVAWIIGWGAANFGISLVAAAIVGGIGTLLIIGAGSVLALVLIATGGILLLGAVVNFASTLLSTTTFAVMLVGLYQTLDRKDHKTAKVTYKEESSAGRFLLKLTRRRIVFGSLLALLVAGGIGAGLLQSVQFEEDTLITAHRGASAAAPENTLASIQGAIDEGADYAEIDVQETRDGVVVVVHDSDLKKLGGPGTKIWDATAEELRKVDIGSWFAPQFSEQRVPTLAEVLSLAKGNIRVNIELKFYGHNDRLEERVAKIVEEHGMQDDIIVMSLEQSMVAKMKSLRPQWTVGLLTAVAKGDLTRLDADFFAVNLNMADRSFIQTAHDRDKQVFAWTVNDPLMMSTMIGRGVDNLITDKPALARSVLEQREEMSSVERLLVDLGGNWSEAVDPDEEPVTQ
- a CDS encoding chloride channel protein: MTNLADSTTPKPLSIWIMALLAVAVGLIGGFGAVIFRGMIAIVHNLLFLGTFSYQYDANIHTPTPAPWGAWIILVPVIGAVGVAFLVKTFAPEAKGHGVPEVMDAVYYGKGAIRPVVAAVKSCASALSIGSGGSVGREGPIIQIGAAFGSSLGQLIPMPTHQRVTLIAAGGGAGIAATFNTPIGGGLFAMELMMTSVRAKSVLPVFIATAVATWIGREFLGMNPAFDVPTIQHPSGHPLFWAMFPLLVVFGIVIGLASALFVRSIYWTEDLFDKMPGNYYTRHMLGMLTVGVIMWLLMNQAGHYYIQGVGYATVQDVLQNTLEAPGFLLLLVALKLVATNLTLGSGASGGVFSPSLFIGACLGGCLGTIVRWIDPGFPVEPSIFAVAGMAGMIGGTTGAVATGSIMMFEMTRDLDAVVPILLTVGIAWTVRKRISSPSIYTLKLLRRGHNVPEGLMSDMPAALTAKQAMSTEFSTTTANNDTVPTEAAPAGTFVIQCEGNTVRGVQPGESCVFVEESSSLTNVLADLDDTGADVALVFRDGSEHTADAVVGVITHDLIARTLGSSATLYR